The genomic window AATAGCCCTTATCCTGAAACACCTGCGGCAGGATTTTAACCCCGGGCCGCGTATCTTGAAGCTTGGTCTCATTATCCAAAATGCGCGTGCTTTCCGGATAGAGCCCGCTCAAAAAAGAAGAGCGTGACGGCCCGCACACGGGATACTGCGCATAGGCCCGCTGAAAGTTAACCGACTCCGTCGCAAAGCGATCCATACAGGGGGTTTTGACCCCTTGAAACCCGTTGGCCTCCACGCGATTGCACAGGTCGTCGCAGACAATCAACAATACATTGGGAGGCGTGGATTCCGAAGCGCCCGCTCGGACCCCTTGCAACACCAAAAATGCAACCCAACCCAACAAACCCACTTTATTTGCGAAAAATCTCATCACCTCTCCACGGCAGTTATTCATTTATCTGGGAAACAGCAATCCGCTTGATCTCGCCTTTGATCCCTTTCTGAAGCGAAATGGGTTTCGGGGAAGTGCTCCGCGGCTTACCGAGCGTGAGGGGCGGCGGCACTTTACCCAACGGTTTGTAGTGATTCACAAACCACCCCGACTTTTCGGGGCGGCCATTCACTGACAGCGAAAACGAGGAAGAGGCGTTATCAAACTGAACCACCACATGTGCCCGTTTCCCAAGCACAGAAAGATCGTCTCGGGCAATGTATGAAAATTTCCGGTTGTGATAACAGAAGTTCACCTTTCCATCCTGAACATAAAGCCATATTCCGTTGCTATCCCGGGTCTGGTTCAGCACCACCCCATCGGATTCCGCCTCAAAATCGAGTTCAAACCGAACGATGCCATAGCTCAGGTCCACATTTTTATTTTGGGGGAGCACCACCTGCTTTTCCGGGGTAAACGTGACCGAACCGGGCGTGTGCGTGAACTCCTTCTCCTGCTCCACCTCCCAGCGGCCCGGACGCGGATCAGGCACATCGAGCGTGAAGCCGAGTTTTTTCTTTTCCTTCTCCAGATCCCTCAACAGTGCTTTGCGCCGCTCGCTATATTCGGGATGGTTGATCAGGTTGTTTTTTTCCAGCGGATCGGTCCGTAAATCATATAACTCATCCAAATCTTTACGAAGAGGCGTCGTTGAAAGAAGAAAGTCGGGCGTACGCCACGCCACAATGGTCGGGAGCAATGGTTGCAGATCCCGGTTGTAGTTATAGAGAAACCCTTCGCGCCACCCGGCCCTGTTTCCGGCAAAGAGCGGCAGCATTGAGCTTCCCTGAATCGACGGAGGAATCTTCGCACCTGCGAGTTCCAGCAACGTCGGGGCGAGATCGATATTCAACACCATCTCGTCAATCGTTGCTCCGGGCGCAATCCGTTCTGGGTAACGAATCACCATCGGGATGCGAATCGAATCGTCATACGCCACGCGTTTGTCGCTGCGCCCATGCTCGCCCAAAAGGTAGCCGTTATCACCGGCATAGACGATAAAGGTGTTATCCAGTTCGCCACGTTTTTCGAGCAGGTCAAGAATTTCGCCGATGCCTTCATCGACCGCTGCAACACACTGCAGATATTTTTTGCTGCGGCCGATGAATCCCGTC from Pontiella desulfatans includes these protein-coding regions:
- a CDS encoding sulfatase-like hydrolase/transferase, with protein sequence MNRLLSKLSFLVVGLLLIASVAARGGEKRPLRQAQDRPNILFILTDDHRWDAMGFTGVYPFLKTPNMDRLRHEGAHIKNAFTTLSMCAPSRASFLTGMYPHKHGVSNNESHRECDWMKTPSFGQYLHDAGYYTGYIGKWHMGQGNDPRPGFDFWAMFSGQGKYVGNNLNVNGAPVREPGYVTDVLNRYAKEFIQMDRGDAPFMLYLSHKAVHQPFDPPTRHKELYPDAYFPAPETLRENRESKPAWQGMISWGPTVMVNGQFESAEPNTKLLGWDEKTGFIGRSKKYLQCVAAVDEGIGEILDLLEKRGELDNTFIVYAGDNGYLLGEHGRSDKRVAYDDSIRIPMVIRYPERIAPGATIDEMVLNIDLAPTLLELAGAKIPPSIQGSSMLPLFAGNRAGWREGFLYNYNRDLQPLLPTIVAWRTPDFLLSTTPLRKDLDELYDLRTDPLEKNNLINHPEYSERRKALLRDLEKEKKKLGFTLDVPDPRPGRWEVEQEKEFTHTPGSVTFTPEKQVVLPQNKNVDLSYGIVRFELDFEAESDGVVLNQTRDSNGIWLYVQDGKVNFCYHNRKFSYIARDDLSVLGKRAHVVVQFDNASSSFSLSVNGRPEKSGWFVNHYKPLGKVPPPLTLGKPRSTSPKPISLQKGIKGEIKRIAVSQINE